A stretch of the Lactuca sativa cultivar Salinas chromosome 9, Lsat_Salinas_v11, whole genome shotgun sequence genome encodes the following:
- the LOC111921697 gene encoding non-specific lipid transfer protein GPI-anchored 5 — protein sequence MASNRFDFEAFGLAVVMLCGVAMAQSGCTTALVSLSPCLNYVSGNSSTPSSSCCSQLANVVQSQPQCLCPFTGNGAGSPSGLNINQTLALALPAACNIQTPPVSRCNDGASGPTSSTPSNTPSGSGSKTTPGTSAGTSNEAMKNLPLFVTFVLFFMAAYFSYPVA from the exons ATGGCTTCAAACCGGTTTGACTTTGAAGCATTTGGTCTAGCCGTGGTTATGCTATGTGGTGTAGCCATGGCTCAATCAGGGTGCACCACTGCACTAGTGAGCTTGAGCCCATGTCTTAACTATGTCTCTGGAAATTCATCAACTCCATCATCGTCTTGTTGCTCTCAGTTAGCCAACGTGGTTCAGTCACAGCCACAATGCCTTTGCCCGTTCACCGGCAATGGTGCTGGCTCACCATCGGGTTTGAACATCAACCAAACTTTGGCTCTAGCACTACCTGCTGCTTGCAATATCCAGACTCCTCCTGTTAGCCGGTGTAATG ACGGTGCTAGTGGACCCACAAGTTCTACGCCATCAAATACTCCTTCAG GTAGCGGATCAAAGACGACTCCAGGAACAAGTGCAGGCACATCCAATGAAGCTATGAAAAATCTAccactttttgtaacttttgttttgttcttcatGGCTGCATATTTTTCGTACCCTGTGGCTTAA